The nucleotide sequence GCGGTTCGGAGGCGTGGATTGATGCACTACCAGGAGCTCGTCCTGTCGCTCCTCGGATGGTGGTCCGAGCACGGATGCGTGGTCGGGCAGCCGTACGCGGGCGAGGTGGGAGCGGGCACGTTCAACCCGCTCACCTTCCTGCGGGCGCTCGGTCCGGAGCCCTGGCGGGCCGCGTACGTGGAGCCGTCCAAGCGGCCGGTCGACGCCCGCTACGGCGAGAACCCGAACCGCGTGTACTCGCACCACCAGGTGCAGGTCGTCCTGAAGCCCGCCCCGTCCGACATCCAGGAGCTCTACCTCGAGTCCCTCTCCGCGTTCGGGGTGAAGGCGTCCGAGCACGACATCAGGTTCGTCGAGGACGACTGGGAGTCCCCTTCGCTCGGCGCTTGGGGGCTCGGCTGGGAGGTCTGGCTGGACGGGATGGAGATCACCCAGTTCACCTACTTCCAGCAGGTCGGCTCCATCGACTGCGAGGTGGTGACCGGGGAGATCACGTACGGGACCGAGAGGATCGCGATGTACCTCCAGGACGTCGAGAACATCTTCGACCTGTCCTACGCCCCCGGCGTTACGTACGGCGAGGTATTCCAGGCCTCCGAGCAGCAGTGGTCCCGCTACGTCTTCGAGGCCTCGCACCCGGACACCCTCTTCGGGTGGTTCGACTCCTACGAGGCGGAGAGCAGGCGCCTGCTCGGCGAGGGACTCGTCCTGCCGGCCTACGACTTCGTGGTGAAGGCGTCGCACACGTTCAACGTCCTGGACGCGCGCGGGGTGATCTCGGTCGCCGAGAGAGCCCGCTACCTCGGCCGTGTGCGCGACCTCTCCCGCCGCTGCGCGGAGGCGTGGCTGGAGCGCCGCGCGGAGCTCGGCTTCCCGCTGCTCGGGGCCTGAGGGCCCGGATCGGGCGCCCGGTAGGATACGTCTCGTGCCCGACCTGCTGCTCGAGATCGGAACGGAGGAGCTCCCCCCGTCGGTGGTCGCCGCGGGCGAGGAGCAGCTCGCGGAGGCGGCGCCTCGCGCGCTGCGCGACCTCCGCCTGTCGCACGGCGCGGTCGAGGTGTTCGCCACCCCCCGGCGTCTGGCCTTCGTGGTGCGCGACGTGGCGGATGCTCAGGAACGCACGGTCACGGACCGCCGAGGCCCTCCAGCCGACCGGGCGTTCGACGACACCGGTGCGCCGACCCCGGCCGCCGTCGGCTTCGCCCGGTCCGCGGGCATCGACCCGTCCCAGCTCGAGCGGCGGGAGACCGACCAGGGGGCGTACGTGTATGCCAGGGTGGACGACCCCGGGCTCCCGGCGGCCGAGGTGCTTCCCGAGAAGCTGGCCGGGCTGATCGCCGGGCTCTCCTTCCCGAGGACGATGAAGTGGGACGCCTCGGAGGTGCGGTTCCCCCGCCCCATCAGGTGGCTGGTCGCCCTGCTCGGCGAGGACACGCTCCCGGTGCGACACGGCGACCTGGTCGCCGACAGGTTCTCGACCGGGCACCGCGTGTTCCACCCCGGTCCCGTCGAGATCGCCGAACCCGTGGCCTACGAGCGGGCGCTGTCCGCCGCCGGTGTCGTCGCCAGACGGGCGCGGCGTCGTGAGCTGGTGAGGGAGCAGGCCCTCGAGGCCGCCTCGAGCCGCGGCGGGTCACCCGTTCTGAGCGACGAGATCGTGGACGAGGTGACGGACATCGTCGAGCGTCCGGTCGCGATGGTCGGATCCTTCGACGCCGCCTACCTGGAGATCCCCCCGGACGTGCTCGTCACCGCGATGCAGGCCCACCAGCGCTACTTCGCCCTGCGCTCCGACGACGGCTCCCTCGCCCCGGGCTTCGTCGTCATCTCCAACGCCGATCCCTCGAACGGGTCGACCATCGTCGCCGGCAACGAGCGCGTCCTGAGGGCACGCCTGGAGGACGCCCGCTTCTTCTTCGAAGAGGACCGCAAGGTCGCGCTGTCCGACCGGGTGGACCGGCTCTCCGAGGTGGTCGTCCATCCGCGGTTGGGGACGCTGCGCGACAAGTCGGATCGGCTCCAAGCCCTCGCCTCGCGCGTAGCGACCTGGATGGGGCTCGACGCCCCCGAGCGGGAGGCGGCCGGTCTCGCCGGGCGCTTGGCCAAGGCGGACCTGCTCACGCACCTGGTCTACGAGTTCCCGGAGCTGCAGGGGACGCTCGGGGGCTATTACGCGAGGATAGACCCTCACCTCGATGGGGGCGCGGTCGAGACCGTGGCCGGCGCGATCGCCGAGCAGTACCTCCCCCGGGGGGCGGGGGACGCGCTCCCCACCACCCCCGCCGGACGCGCCCTGGCGATAGCGGACCGTCTGGACACCCTCGTCGGATACATCGGGATCGGTCTGGCCCCCACGGGGTCAGAGGACCCGTACGCCCTCCGCCGCGCGGCGAACGGCCTGGCGACCATCAGCCATGAGGCCGAGGTGGCCTTCCCCCTCGACGAGGCGGTCGCGGCTGCGTGGGAGGGGTACGCGGGGTCCGGACGGGAGCTGCGCCCGCTCGCCGAGGTCGAGGCGGACGTCCGGACGCTGATCGCGTCGCGGGCAGAGGCGCTGCTGCAGCGTGATGCCGCCCTGCCCCGCCCCGTGCTCGCCGCCGCGCTGTCCGGACCGTGGACCGACCTGCCCGACCTGAGGCGGAGGACGCAGGCCCTGGGCACCCTGCACGAGCGCGGCGCCCTGCACCAGCTCGCCGTCGTCCACGAGAGGTGCCACAACCTCACCCGCCAGGGTCCGTACGGGGAGGTCGACCCATCGCTACTCGAGCACCCGGCCGAGGGCGCCCTCTACGAGAAGATGGCCGAGGTCTCCTCCGGCCACGCGACCGCGCTCGGATCCGGGGACCACGTGGGGGCTCTCGAGGCGCTCCTCCCGCTCGTGGGCGTCGTCGAGACCTTCTTCGACCGCGAGCGCGGTGTGATGGTGATGGCGGAGGACGCGGCCGTCCGGTCGAACAGGCAGGCGCTGCTGGCCACGGTCGCCGCCATGTTCGCGGCCGTCGCCGACTTCTCGAGGATCAACCCGGCCGATCTCGTTGCACGTGGCAGCGCCCAGGAGGGTCCAGATGGCTAAGAAGAAGTCGAGCCGCACGCCGAAGAACAAGGTCGGATCGTCCCCCCCGCCGAAGCCCGAGAAGAAGGAGAAGGCCGGACGCAAGGCCCAGGCTCGGCGGCCGAGCGCGAAGCTCGTGCACGACTTCTCCGAGGGGGACAAGGACCAGAAGTTCCTGCTGGGCGGCAAGGGGGCCAACCTGGCCGAGATGACGAACCTCGGCCTCCCCGTGCCCCCGGGGTTCACGATCACCACCGATGCCTGCCGCGAGTACATGGCGAGCGGGAGGATCCCGTCCGGACTCGACGACCAGGTGGCCAAGGCCGTCCGGCGCCTCGAGAAGGCCATGGGCCGGTCGCTCGGCGACCCGAGCGACCCGCTGCTCGTATCGGTGCGGTCCGGGTCGATGTTCTCGATGCCCGGGATGATGGACACGGTCCTCAACCTCGGGATGAACGACGGGTCCGTGAAGGGGCTCGCCGACGTCACCGGAGACGATCGGTACGCCTGGGACTGCTACCGCCGCTTCATCCAGATGTTCGGCAAGACGGTCTCCGGGATCGACGCCGACCTGTTCGAACACGAACTCGAGCAGGCCCGTGCGCGGCGGGCCAAGGCGTCGAAGCGCAAGCCGGAAGAGGTGAAGGACCACCACCTGTCCGCGGACGACCTCCGCTCCCTCGTGGACAGCTACAAGCGGATCTACGAGGAACAGACCGGGAGCGGGTTCCCGCAGGACCCGCGCGAGCAGCTGCGGATGTCGATAAAGGCCGTCTTCGACTCGTGGGACAACAAGCGGGCCCGCGACTACCGGCGGCTCGAGCGCATCGACGACGCGCTGGGGACCGCGGTCAACGTGATGGCGATGGTCTTCGGGAACAAGGGCGACGATTCGGGGACCGGGGTCGCCTTCACGCGCGACCCGGCCACCGGGCGCAAGGGCGTCTACGGCGACTACCTCACCAACGCGCAGGGTGAGGACGTCGTCGCCGGTATCCGGACGCCCGAGCCCCTGCAGAGCCTGCGCAAGCAGAACAAGGCGGTGTACGAGGAGCTCCTCGCGATCATGGCCCGGCTCGAGAAGCACTACCGCGACATGTGCGACATCGAGTTCACCGTGGAGAACGGGAAGCTCTGGATGCTGCAGACCCGCATCGGCAAGCGCACGCCGACGGCGGCCGTCCGGGTGGCGGTGGAGATGGTCTCCGACCGGCTGATCAACCAGCGCGAGGCTATCCAGCGGGTGGCTCCCGAGCAGCTCGACCAGCT is from Actinomycetota bacterium and encodes:
- the glyS gene encoding glycine--tRNA ligase subunit beta, yielding MPDLLLEIGTEELPPSVVAAGEEQLAEAAPRALRDLRLSHGAVEVFATPRRLAFVVRDVADAQERTVTDRRGPPADRAFDDTGAPTPAAVGFARSAGIDPSQLERRETDQGAYVYARVDDPGLPAAEVLPEKLAGLIAGLSFPRTMKWDASEVRFPRPIRWLVALLGEDTLPVRHGDLVADRFSTGHRVFHPGPVEIAEPVAYERALSAAGVVARRARRRELVREQALEAASSRGGSPVLSDEIVDEVTDIVERPVAMVGSFDAAYLEIPPDVLVTAMQAHQRYFALRSDDGSLAPGFVVISNADPSNGSTIVAGNERVLRARLEDARFFFEEDRKVALSDRVDRLSEVVVHPRLGTLRDKSDRLQALASRVATWMGLDAPEREAAGLAGRLAKADLLTHLVYEFPELQGTLGGYYARIDPHLDGGAVETVAGAIAEQYLPRGAGDALPTTPAGRALAIADRLDTLVGYIGIGLAPTGSEDPYALRRAANGLATISHEAEVAFPLDEAVAAAWEGYAGSGRELRPLAEVEADVRTLIASRAEALLQRDAALPRPVLAAALSGPWTDLPDLRRRTQALGTLHERGALHQLAVVHERCHNLTRQGPYGEVDPSLLEHPAEGALYEKMAEVSSGHATALGSGDHVGALEALLPLVGVVETFFDRERGVMVMAEDAAVRSNRQALLATVAAMFAAVADFSRINPADLVARGSAQEGPDG
- a CDS encoding glycine--tRNA ligase subunit alpha, with translation MHYQELVLSLLGWWSEHGCVVGQPYAGEVGAGTFNPLTFLRALGPEPWRAAYVEPSKRPVDARYGENPNRVYSHHQVQVVLKPAPSDIQELYLESLSAFGVKASEHDIRFVEDDWESPSLGAWGLGWEVWLDGMEITQFTYFQQVGSIDCEVVTGEITYGTERIAMYLQDVENIFDLSYAPGVTYGEVFQASEQQWSRYVFEASHPDTLFGWFDSYEAESRRLLGEGLVLPAYDFVVKASHTFNVLDARGVISVAERARYLGRVRDLSRRCAEAWLERRAELGFPLLGA